From a region of the Rhinopithecus roxellana isolate Shanxi Qingling chromosome 8, ASM756505v1, whole genome shotgun sequence genome:
- the LOC104674020 gene encoding small proline-rich protein 2D-like, whose protein sequence is MSYQQQQCKQPCQPPPVCPTPKCPEPCPPLKCPEPCPPPKCPEPCPPQQCQQKYPPVTPSPPCQPKCPPKSK, encoded by the coding sequence ATGTCTTATCAACAGCAGCAGTGCAAGCAGCCCTGCCAGCCACCTCCTGTGTGCCCCACACCGAAGTGTCCAGAGCCATGTCCACCCCTGAAGTGCCCTGAGCCCTGCCCACCACCAAAGTGTCCAGagccctgcccacctcagcagTGCCAGCAGAAATATCCTCCTGTGAcaccttccccaccctgccagcCAAAGTGTCCACCCAAGAGCAAGTAA